One window of Pleurodeles waltl isolate 20211129_DDA chromosome 3_1, aPleWal1.hap1.20221129, whole genome shotgun sequence genomic DNA carries:
- the LOC138283203 gene encoding cocaine- and amphetamine-regulated transcript protein-like, whose product MDRARLLLKLLCAALLLSLCLSQSSRDFFPDDLPEKRSPSSEERDLAEAMENLLLNFESKHPSHQKKAAQIPMCDGGGKCAMKYGARIGILCQCGQGTCSTLLLKCI is encoded by the exons ATGGATAGAGCACGCTTGTTGCTGAAGCTTCTGTGTGCCGCCCTCCTGCTCTCCCTCTGTCTCAGCCAGTCTTCCAGGGACTTCTTCCCCGATGACCTTCCTGAAAAGCGATCCCCCTCCTCGGAGGAGAGAGACCTG GCAGAAGCGATGGAGAACCTCTTACTGAACTTCGAGAGCAAGCACCCAAGTCACCAGAAGAAAGCTGCCCAGATCCCCATG TGTGATGGTGGTGGAAAATGTGCCATGAAATATGGGGCCCGCATTGGCATTCTCTGCCAGTGTGGCCAGGGAACCTGCTCTACTCTTCTGTTGAAATGCATCTGA